A genome region from Cervus elaphus chromosome 18, mCerEla1.1, whole genome shotgun sequence includes the following:
- the LOC122673733 gene encoding olfactory receptor 140-like has translation MDPMSPHNVTKFVLLGLTQNPHLQKILFTVFLFILLFTVLANLLIVITISLSPTLSAPMYFFLTHLSFLDASLTSVTTPKLIIDLLYQRTTISWGACLTQLFMEHFLAGSEVTILIVMAYDRYVAICKPLRYTTIMRQGLCRLLVVVVWTGGILHATVQILFTMDLIFCGPNVIDHFMCDFFSLLELACNSTYRLGIVVAANTGGMCLLIFSMLLVSYAVILSSLKSHGSEGRRKALSTCAAHFTVVVMSFVPCIFTYTRPVAVYPTDKWVTVFFAILTPMFNPIIYTVRNIEVKTAIRNLLKRGVI, from the coding sequence ATGGATCCCATGTCTCCCCACAACGTGACCAAATTTGTTCTTCTGGGACTCACACAGAATCCACATTTGCAGAAAATACTCTTCACtgtctttttgttcattttgctATTCACAGTGCTGGCCAACCTGCTAATTGTCATCACCATCTCCCTCAGCCCCACACTTTCTGCCCCTATGTACTTCTTCCTTACTCACTTATCCTTCCTAGATGCCTCCTTGACCTCTGTCACCACGCCCAAATTGATAATTGATCTGCTGTACCAGAGGACAACCATCTCCTGGGGTGCCTGCCTGACTCAGCTGTTTATGGAACATTTCCTGGCGGGATCAGAGGTCACCATCCTCATtgtcatggcctatgaccgctacgtggccatctgcaagcctctGCGCTACACGACCATCATGCGACAGGGGCTCTGCCggctcctggtggtggtggtctgGACTGGggggatcctgcatgccactgtGCAGATTCTTTTCACCATGGACTTGATCTTCTGTGGTCCCAATGTCATTGACCACTTCATGTGTGATTTTTTCTCACTGTTGGAACTTGCGTGCAATAGTACCTATAGGCTTGGAATTGTGGTGGCAGCTAACACAGGGGGGATGTGCTTGCTTATTTTTTCCATGCTGCTCGTCTCCTACGCAGTCATCCTGAGCTCCCTGAAATCCCATGGCTCTGAAGGACGACGTAAAGCCCTCTCTACATGTGCTGCCCACTTCACAGTAGTGGTAATGTCTTTTGTCCCTTGCATATTCACCTACACGCGTCCTGTGGCTGTGTACCCTACAGACAAGTGGGTGACTGTGTTCTTTGCAATCCTCACTCCTATGTTTAATCCTATCATTTATACAGTGAGAAACATAGAGGTGAAAACTGCCATAAGGAATTTGTTGAAGAGAGGAGTAATTTAG